Proteins from one Niallia circulans genomic window:
- a CDS encoding DUF350 domain-containing protein: protein MNSFWSNEYVNTAGDYSVVILSIVVFLAVFELVTKYNNWEEIKKGNVAVAMATGGKIFGIANVFRHSIMQNDSLLTMIVWGIFGFFLLLIGYFIFEFLTPKFKIDEEIKNDNRAVGLISMIISIGLSYIIGAGIS from the coding sequence ATGAATTCCTTTTGGAGTAATGAATATGTGAACACCGCTGGCGATTATAGTGTTGTCATCCTTAGCATTGTTGTGTTTTTAGCCGTGTTTGAACTGGTAACAAAATACAATAACTGGGAGGAAATAAAAAAAGGGAATGTCGCCGTTGCGATGGCCACAGGCGGAAAGATATTCGGGATTGCGAACGTGTTCAGGCATTCTATCATGCAAAATGACTCATTGCTGACAATGATTGTCTGGGGAATATTCGGTTTCTTCCTATTGCTAATCGGCTATTTCATCTTTGAGTTTTTAACACCAAAATTCAAAATCGATGAGGAAATAAAAAATGATAACAGGGCGGTTGGCCTCATTTCCATGATTATTTCCATCGGCTTATCTTATATTATAGGTGCCGGAATATCCTAA
- a CDS encoding endonuclease MutS2, translating into MQERALKTLEFDKIKSQLLEHVSSSLGMAKATELMPSTNYEEVVQWQEETDEAAKVVRMRGNIPLSGIHDIRPHVKRSTIGGMLSPVELNQIASTVHVSRQIKRFTEEFHQDEPIPILFGLAEQIIVLAEVEEEIKMAIDEQGSVVDSASEALRALRNQLRRNESKVREKLEGMIRSSSAAKMLSDTIITIRNDRYVIPVKQEYRGHYGGIIHDQSASGQTLFIEPQSVVTLNNELSGIRVKEQQEIDRILAQLTVLVAEHREELLSIVEILKDIDFMFAKAKYGQRIKGTKPKINNERRINLFKARHPLIPIDQVVANDVALGDTYSAIVITGPNTGGKTVTLKTVGLCTLMAQAGLQIPALDESEMGVFEAVYADIGDEQSIEQSLSTFSSHMVNIVSILEDVNSNSLVLFDELGAGTDPQEGAALAISILDEVNKQGARVIATTHYPELKAYGYNREGVVNASVEFDVETLSPTYRLLIGVPGRSNAFEISKRLGLKEDVIETARSHVSDETNKIENMIASLEESRRAAEIEHKEAAELLKQADILHRDLQKQVMEYYEKKEALEEKAKKKAADIVENARAEAETVISDLRKMQLEKRAEIKEHELIDARKRLEDAAPKTAIKRKEAAKTSHELQPGDEVKVLTFDQKGQLIERVSAKEWQVQIGIMKMKVKERDLEFIKAPKVVETKPLATIRGKDFHVSLELDLRGERYENALARVEKYIDDSLLAGYPRVSIIHGKGTGALRTGVQEYLKNHRSVKSIRFGEAGEGGSGVTVVELR; encoded by the coding sequence ATGCAAGAAAGAGCATTAAAGACATTAGAATTTGATAAGATTAAAAGTCAGTTGCTAGAGCATGTCTCTTCCTCACTAGGAATGGCAAAAGCAACTGAGTTAATGCCTTCCACAAATTATGAAGAAGTCGTGCAATGGCAGGAAGAAACAGATGAAGCAGCAAAGGTTGTCCGAATGAGAGGGAATATCCCGTTAAGCGGCATCCATGATATTCGTCCACATGTTAAACGCTCAACCATCGGGGGGATGCTTAGCCCTGTTGAATTAAATCAAATAGCAAGCACAGTTCATGTGAGCAGGCAAATAAAAAGATTCACAGAGGAATTTCATCAAGATGAGCCAATACCGATTTTGTTCGGGCTCGCTGAGCAAATTATAGTCCTTGCAGAGGTAGAAGAAGAAATTAAGATGGCAATTGATGAACAAGGAAGCGTTGTGGATAGCGCTAGTGAAGCACTGCGTGCCCTTCGCAATCAGCTAAGAAGGAATGAATCAAAGGTCAGAGAAAAGCTTGAAGGTATGATACGTTCATCAAGTGCTGCTAAGATGCTGTCAGATACCATCATTACTATCCGGAATGACCGTTATGTTATTCCAGTAAAACAAGAATACAGAGGCCATTATGGAGGGATAATCCATGATCAAAGTGCGTCTGGCCAAACATTGTTTATAGAGCCCCAATCTGTTGTTACCCTTAATAATGAGCTTTCAGGAATTCGTGTAAAGGAACAACAGGAAATTGACAGGATTTTGGCACAGCTGACGGTCCTTGTAGCAGAGCATCGGGAAGAACTTCTGTCCATTGTTGAAATCCTGAAGGATATTGACTTTATGTTTGCAAAAGCAAAATACGGTCAACGGATTAAAGGCACGAAACCAAAGATTAATAATGAAAGAAGAATTAATCTTTTTAAAGCAAGACATCCGTTAATTCCAATCGATCAGGTCGTTGCAAATGATGTTGCCTTAGGAGATACGTATTCCGCTATTGTTATAACAGGACCGAACACTGGTGGTAAAACAGTAACACTGAAAACAGTTGGACTTTGCACACTAATGGCACAAGCAGGCTTACAAATACCTGCACTTGATGAATCCGAAATGGGTGTGTTTGAGGCAGTTTATGCAGATATTGGCGATGAACAGTCCATCGAGCAATCATTAAGTACATTCTCCTCCCATATGGTTAATATCGTAAGCATCTTAGAAGACGTTAACAGCAATAGTCTTGTGCTGTTTGATGAGCTTGGTGCAGGAACAGATCCACAGGAAGGAGCGGCACTTGCTATTTCCATCCTAGATGAAGTGAACAAACAGGGAGCAAGAGTAATAGCGACTACCCATTATCCAGAGCTGAAGGCTTATGGATATAACAGAGAAGGGGTAGTGAATGCCAGCGTTGAATTTGATGTGGAGACATTAAGTCCAACTTACAGGCTGTTAATCGGTGTTCCTGGCCGAAGCAATGCCTTTGAAATTTCGAAGCGTCTTGGCTTAAAAGAGGATGTTATCGAAACAGCCAGATCTCACGTGAGTGATGAAACAAACAAAATCGAAAATATGATTGCATCACTTGAAGAAAGCCGCAGAGCAGCAGAAATCGAGCATAAAGAAGCAGCAGAATTGCTGAAGCAGGCAGATATACTGCACCGTGACTTGCAAAAGCAGGTTATGGAGTATTATGAGAAAAAAGAAGCGCTTGAAGAAAAGGCAAAGAAAAAAGCGGCAGATATCGTAGAAAATGCGCGGGCAGAAGCAGAAACGGTTATTTCTGATTTGCGGAAGATGCAGTTGGAAAAACGAGCGGAAATTAAAGAGCATGAACTGATTGATGCTAGAAAACGCCTTGAGGATGCTGCTCCAAAGACTGCTATTAAACGAAAAGAAGCAGCAAAAACGAGTCATGAACTCCAGCCTGGTGATGAAGTCAAGGTGCTGACATTCGATCAAAAGGGTCAACTAATTGAAAGGGTTTCTGCTAAAGAGTGGCAAGTTCAAATCGGTATTATGAAGATGAAAGTAAAAGAGCGTGACTTGGAATTTATTAAAGCACCTAAAGTGGTTGAAACAAAACCGCTGGCAACAATCAGAGGTAAAGACTTCCATGTAAGCCTTGAGCTCGATTTGCGCGGGGAAAGATATGAAAATGCGTTGGCGCGTGTGGAGAAATATATTGATGACAGTCTGCTTGCAGGCTATCCGAGAGTCTCTATCATACATGGTAAGGGAACCGGCGCATTACGTACAGGTGTGCAAGAATACTTGAAAAACCACCGTTCTGTCAAAAGTATCCGCTTCGGTGAGGCAGGAGAAGGCGGCAGCGGCGTTACGGTTGTTGAGCTTAGATAA
- a CDS encoding CvpA family protein — MLDIIVIILLIFGLLRGLKRGFILQIIHLTGFIVAFIVATKYYIPFSSKLNLWIPYTNTSENSFVQGLFGSMNLEEVFYRAIAFAVIFFAVKIIWQIIGSMVDFVASLPILKQLNTWAGAVLGFVETYLVLFILLYIAALLPVEFIQTHLNTSFIAAGIIENTPYFSEKIKEIWFEYVGS, encoded by the coding sequence ATGTTAGATATAATCGTCATTATCCTGCTGATTTTTGGTCTATTGAGAGGACTAAAACGAGGCTTCATCCTGCAAATCATTCATTTGACAGGGTTTATCGTTGCTTTTATTGTGGCAACGAAATATTATATACCATTCTCAAGTAAATTAAATTTGTGGATACCTTATACGAATACAAGTGAGAACAGTTTCGTTCAAGGCCTTTTTGGCAGCATGAATTTAGAAGAGGTATTTTATCGCGCAATTGCCTTTGCGGTGATTTTTTTTGCTGTGAAAATAATTTGGCAAATTATCGGAAGCATGGTCGATTTTGTTGCAAGTCTTCCCATTCTTAAACAGCTTAATACTTGGGCAGGTGCCGTGCTAGGCTTTGTTGAGACATATTTAGTGCTGTTTATTTTGCTGTATATTGCCGCACTGCTGCCTGTCGAATTTATCCAGACACATTTAAACACTTCCTTCATTGCAGCAGGCATTATCGAGAACACCCCGTATTTCTCGGAAAAGATTAAAGAAATATGGTTCGAATATGTTGGCTCCTAA
- the trxA gene encoding thioredoxin, with translation MAISHATDQNFSEETGSGVVLADFWAPWCGPCKMIAPVLEELDTEIGDKVKIVKIDVDENQESASKFGVMSIPTLLVFKDGEVVDKVVGFQPKEALSELLAKHV, from the coding sequence ATGGCTATATCACATGCAACAGATCAAAACTTTTCAGAAGAAACAGGTTCAGGCGTAGTCCTTGCAGACTTTTGGGCACCTTGGTGCGGACCATGTAAAATGATTGCACCAGTATTAGAAGAATTGGATACAGAAATTGGCGATAAAGTTAAAATCGTAAAAATCGATGTTGACGAAAACCAAGAATCTGCTTCTAAATTCGGCGTAATGAGCATCCCAACATTGTTGGTATTCAAAGACGGAGAAGTTGTCGATAAAGTTGTCGGCTTCCAACCTAAAGAAGCTCTTTCTGAACTATTGGCAAAACACGTTTAA
- the polX gene encoding DNA polymerase/3'-5' exonuclease PolX, translated as MTTKKEVVRQLEQIAIYMELKGENSFKISAFRKAAQALETNEHTLEEIADYTALPGIGKGTAAVIEEFIATGESSVLKELKEEVPKGLIPLLQLPGLGGKKIAKLYKELGIENAEDLKLACQNKKVQALSGFGKKTEDKIIEALDSFGSRPDRLPLAYMLRVAFSIESELEKMAEIDRFSRAGSIRRMRETIKDLDFIIATNSPSEVKERLLSLDGIKEVIGAGKTKVSIVLELEFDVSIDFRLVKPEEFATTLHHFTGSKDHNVRMRQLAKERGKKISEYGVEDTETGEVETFTTEAEFYNYFGLPFIPPEMREDGKEVEDYKEDLQIVSLEDIKGDLHMHTTWSDGAFSIEEMIEANRQRGYNYMAITDHSFYLKVANGLSPERLKEQLGKIKALNEKYDDITILAGIEMDILPDGSLDYDDELLEQMDIVIASIHSSFSQPKKKIMERLGTALRNKHVDIIAHPTGRKIGKRDGYEVDMEELIKLAKETNTVLELNSNPNRLDLNAEYVKMAQEAGVHLVINTDAHHTKELAYMGIGVSTAKKGWIKRDTVINTWDTDKLLDFLKNRHQ; from the coding sequence ATGACAACAAAAAAAGAAGTAGTACGGCAATTAGAACAAATTGCGATATATATGGAATTAAAAGGAGAAAACTCCTTTAAAATAAGTGCATTTAGAAAAGCAGCACAAGCGTTAGAGACAAATGAACATACGCTTGAGGAAATAGCGGACTATACTGCATTGCCTGGTATAGGCAAGGGAACGGCTGCTGTAATCGAGGAATTTATCGCAACAGGAGAGTCTTCCGTTTTAAAGGAGCTGAAGGAAGAAGTACCAAAAGGGTTAATTCCTTTATTGCAGCTTCCAGGTCTTGGCGGCAAAAAAATCGCGAAGCTCTACAAGGAATTAGGAATTGAAAATGCAGAGGACTTAAAGCTTGCTTGCCAAAACAAAAAAGTGCAAGCACTTAGTGGTTTCGGCAAAAAAACAGAAGACAAAATCATAGAAGCGCTCGACAGCTTTGGTTCAAGACCAGACCGTCTGCCGCTTGCCTATATGCTCAGGGTAGCATTTTCGATTGAATCTGAATTGGAAAAAATGGCGGAAATCGACAGGTTTTCTCGTGCAGGAAGCATAAGAAGAATGCGGGAGACTATCAAGGATTTAGACTTTATTATTGCCACAAATTCACCGTCTGAGGTGAAGGAGAGATTGCTTTCATTAGACGGAATAAAGGAAGTCATAGGTGCAGGCAAAACGAAGGTAAGTATTGTCCTTGAGTTAGAATTTGACGTCTCTATTGATTTCCGTCTTGTGAAGCCAGAGGAATTTGCAACAACACTTCATCATTTTACAGGAAGTAAGGATCATAATGTAAGGATGAGGCAGCTTGCCAAGGAGCGCGGCAAAAAAATCAGTGAGTATGGTGTGGAGGATACAGAAACAGGGGAAGTGGAAACATTCACGACAGAAGCTGAATTTTACAACTATTTTGGTTTACCATTCATTCCTCCAGAAATGCGCGAGGACGGAAAAGAGGTCGAGGATTACAAAGAAGATTTGCAGATTGTTTCTCTTGAAGATATCAAAGGTGACTTACATATGCATACAACTTGGAGTGATGGCGCATTTTCAATCGAAGAAATGATTGAGGCAAATAGACAGCGCGGCTACAATTATATGGCGATCACTGATCACTCTTTTTATTTGAAGGTAGCAAACGGCTTATCCCCTGAGCGTTTGAAAGAGCAGCTAGGTAAAATTAAAGCACTCAATGAGAAGTATGATGATATTACCATTCTTGCAGGTATTGAAATGGATATTCTGCCAGACGGTTCACTCGACTATGACGATGAGCTTCTTGAACAAATGGACATTGTTATTGCATCCATTCATTCGTCCTTTTCACAGCCTAAAAAGAAAATAATGGAACGTTTGGGAACTGCTCTTCGTAATAAACATGTCGATATTATTGCACATCCGACAGGCAGGAAAATCGGCAAAAGGGACGGCTATGAAGTCGATATGGAGGAGTTAATTAAGCTTGCGAAAGAGACAAATACAGTGCTTGAGCTTAACAGCAATCCGAATCGCCTTGATTTGAATGCAGAATATGTCAAGATGGCGCAAGAGGCGGGAGTTCATCTCGTCATTAATACAGATGCCCATCATACGAAGGAGCTTGCCTATATGGGCATTGGTGTTTCAACAGCAAAAAAGGGCTGGATAAAAAGAGATACGGTGATAAATACATGGGATACAGATAAACTGTTGGATTTCTTAAAGAATCGCCATCAATAA
- a CDS encoding long-chain-fatty-acid--CoA ligase, with translation METEKPWLSLYPGETAKNVYYKAETLPQLLRNAAKEYPKHKAIHFMGKELTFKQTFERASILAAYLQETGITKGERVAVMLPNIPQTVISFYAIMLAGAIVVPVNPLYKEREIEFILNDSGAKAIITLDILYNRVKSVQEMTSVEHILVTSISEFLPFPKNLFYPFIQKKEYGYIPSVKHEGNTHLLKKIWSLPIADLKDVSINFEEDLAIIQYTGGTTGFPKGVMLTHQNLVANTSMCRQWLHKLEKGKEKLLAIMPLFHVYGMMTVLVLSVMEIYQMILLPKFDATTALKTIEKQKPTVFPGAPTIYIGLLNHPDINKYDLSSIVAAISGSAPLPKEIIDRFEEKTGGKLVEGYGLTEASPVTHVNFVWDHEIVKGSIGVPWPGTDAAVISPETGEELPYGEIGELAVKGPQVMKGYWNNPAETELVLKDGWLYTGDLCYMDERGYFYIVDRKKDTIIASGFNIYPREVEEVLYEHPAVQEAAVVGVKDSYRGETVKAFIVLKEGAQTSEDELNKYMRERIASFKVPRIYEFRKELPKSAIGKILRRELKEN, from the coding sequence TTGGAAACGGAAAAACCATGGCTGTCGCTTTATCCAGGCGAAACAGCCAAAAATGTCTATTATAAAGCAGAAACCTTGCCACAGCTGCTGCGTAACGCAGCAAAGGAATATCCGAAGCATAAAGCCATTCACTTTATGGGGAAGGAATTAACCTTTAAGCAAACATTTGAAAGGGCGAGTATTCTTGCAGCATATCTGCAAGAAACAGGAATTACAAAAGGAGAAAGGGTTGCAGTCATGCTTCCTAATATCCCGCAAACCGTTATTAGTTTTTATGCTATCATGCTTGCAGGCGCCATTGTAGTCCCAGTTAATCCGCTCTATAAAGAAAGAGAAATAGAATTCATTCTCAACGACTCAGGCGCAAAAGCAATTATTACCCTCGATATCCTGTATAACCGCGTGAAAAGTGTACAAGAAATGACAAGTGTTGAGCATATCCTTGTTACCTCCATCAGTGAATTTCTTCCATTCCCTAAAAATCTATTTTACCCATTTATTCAAAAGAAAGAGTATGGTTATATCCCTTCTGTTAAGCACGAGGGTAATACCCATTTACTGAAAAAAATCTGGAGCTTGCCAATAGCAGACTTGAAAGATGTCAGCATCAACTTTGAAGAAGACTTGGCAATCATTCAGTACACTGGGGGGACAACCGGCTTTCCAAAAGGTGTTATGCTGACACACCAAAATCTTGTCGCAAATACGTCTATGTGCCGTCAATGGCTGCATAAGCTCGAAAAAGGCAAGGAAAAGCTGTTAGCGATTATGCCTCTCTTCCATGTTTATGGCATGATGACAGTTCTTGTCCTTTCTGTAATGGAAATTTATCAGATGATCTTACTGCCGAAATTTGATGCCACAACTGCTTTAAAGACGATTGAAAAACAAAAGCCGACTGTTTTTCCAGGGGCGCCGACAATCTATATTGGCCTCTTAAACCATCCGGACATCAATAAATATGATTTATCCTCAATTGTTGCGGCAATAAGTGGTTCTGCCCCACTGCCTAAGGAGATTATTGACCGCTTTGAAGAAAAGACTGGTGGAAAGCTTGTCGAAGGGTATGGGCTAACGGAAGCATCGCCAGTAACACATGTTAATTTTGTCTGGGATCATGAAATTGTTAAAGGAAGCATTGGAGTGCCATGGCCTGGTACAGATGCTGCTGTTATCTCTCCAGAAACTGGGGAAGAGCTGCCTTACGGTGAAATCGGCGAATTGGCAGTGAAGGGACCACAAGTTATGAAAGGCTATTGGAATAATCCAGCCGAAACAGAGCTTGTCTTAAAGGATGGCTGGCTATATACGGGCGACCTGTGTTACATGGATGAACGAGGCTATTTCTATATTGTAGACCGGAAAAAGGACACGATTATCGCAAGTGGCTTTAATATCTATCCACGCGAAGTGGAGGAGGTATTATACGAGCACCCTGCGGTTCAGGAAGCGGCGGTTGTTGGGGTGAAGGATTCCTATCGTGGGGAAACAGTGAAGGCCTTTATCGTATTAAAAGAAGGAGCACAAACATCTGAAGATGAGTTGAATAAATATATGAGGGAGAGAATCGCTTCATTTAAAGTACCGAGAATATATGAGTTCCGTAAAGAATTGCCAAAATCAGCAATTGGCAAAATTTTAAGAAGAGAATTGAAAGAGAATTGA
- a CDS encoding electron transfer flavoprotein subunit beta/FixA family protein has product MNIIVLLSIVVEANQPITIENGQILDKNIKEVINPPDEAALEEALLLKELYGGSITVVAVHHQDAEKHLRRALAMGADSALLIQTEASLEPSSIAKIIAQNMKDLSFDLILAGDFSTNGGSGQVGPRVATILELPIITKAERIELEKGAVFVTKESNGDLETYKGSFPVLLTIPQGLHKPRLPILANIMKAKQKPFEKRTASLEQTDIQTHSFHFPVADRKRIMLQGELHEQVSELAQLIKEHIQE; this is encoded by the coding sequence ATGAACATCATCGTCTTGCTTTCCATCGTTGTGGAGGCAAATCAGCCAATCACGATTGAAAACGGGCAGATTTTGGACAAAAACATAAAAGAAGTAATTAATCCGCCAGATGAGGCTGCACTTGAAGAAGCACTGCTGTTGAAAGAGCTTTATGGAGGAAGTATTACCGTTGTAGCAGTACACCATCAGGATGCAGAGAAGCATCTAAGAAGGGCACTCGCAATGGGTGCAGACAGCGCACTTCTTATTCAGACAGAAGCAAGCTTGGAGCCGTCTTCCATTGCCAAAATCATTGCGCAGAATATGAAGGACCTATCATTTGACCTAATCCTTGCAGGCGATTTTTCCACAAATGGCGGGTCGGGACAAGTGGGACCAAGAGTCGCAACCATTTTGGAGCTGCCTATCATCACAAAGGCAGAAAGAATCGAATTAGAGAAAGGCGCTGTATTTGTCACAAAGGAAAGCAATGGTGATTTAGAGACATATAAAGGCTCATTCCCTGTTTTGCTAACAATTCCACAAGGACTGCATAAACCGCGTTTGCCTATTCTCGCAAACATAATGAAAGCGAAACAAAAGCCATTTGAAAAAAGAACCGCTTCATTAGAACAAACTGATATCCAGACACACAGCTTCCATTTTCCTGTTGCTGACAGGAAAAGGATCATGCTGCAAGGAGAGCTTCATGAACAGGTAAGTGAATTGGCGCAACTGATTAAAGAGCATATACAAGAGTGA
- a CDS encoding electron transfer flavoprotein subunit alpha/FixB family protein, with protein MDGKIVIIAEKRREKLHPVTLECIEAAKGISGTGEIIVLVFGDEEEEELAENLLYHDADRIIFMKNSRLSRLEPESLLPLIQQTAEAEQPSLLMFGQTDLGKTLAAALSEKINLPLVSNIVEIEKANTLLVTRQILSGNVLEKVQTNSPCILSLKQKAWKANTRLQEKKGKLETIHPTVKEPSFSLVRLEKKHTGKEELANAKVIAAAGRGVQNEKGYRLVQELAKTLKGTVGVSRGAVEIGVCDAANQIGQTGETVAPKMYIACGISGAIQHLVGVTAAEMIIAINNDAEAPIFQNADYGLIGDVFEVLPLLKKELDLL; from the coding sequence ATGGATGGAAAAATTGTCATTATCGCAGAAAAAAGACGGGAAAAACTTCATCCTGTCACATTGGAATGTATAGAAGCAGCCAAAGGAATTTCAGGTACTGGCGAAATCATTGTCCTCGTTTTTGGGGATGAGGAAGAGGAGGAATTGGCTGAAAATCTTTTATATCACGATGCAGACAGAATAATCTTTATGAAAAACAGTCGCCTATCACGATTAGAGCCGGAAAGCCTGCTTCCATTAATCCAGCAAACAGCTGAAGCGGAACAGCCTTCCTTACTAATGTTTGGCCAAACAGATTTGGGTAAAACACTTGCAGCAGCTTTATCAGAAAAAATCAATCTCCCTCTTGTTTCAAATATAGTGGAAATCGAAAAAGCCAACACATTACTAGTCACTAGACAAATTCTTTCAGGTAATGTTTTGGAAAAGGTACAAACGAACTCTCCTTGCATTCTCAGCTTAAAACAAAAGGCTTGGAAAGCAAATACCAGGCTTCAGGAGAAAAAGGGGAAGCTAGAAACAATCCATCCGACTGTTAAGGAACCTTCCTTTTCCTTAGTCAGGCTTGAGAAAAAACATACTGGCAAGGAAGAGCTGGCAAATGCTAAAGTAATTGCAGCTGCAGGAAGAGGCGTACAAAATGAGAAAGGCTACCGCCTTGTTCAGGAGCTTGCCAAAACTTTAAAAGGAACAGTTGGAGTGTCCCGCGGAGCTGTTGAAATTGGAGTCTGTGATGCCGCAAATCAAATTGGGCAAACAGGAGAGACTGTTGCACCAAAAATGTATATTGCTTGTGGCATATCTGGAGCCATCCAGCATCTAGTTGGTGTAACAGCTGCTGAAATGATTATAGCTATTAATAATGATGCTGAGGCACCGATTTTTCAAAACGCTGATTATGGATTAATTGGGGATGTTTTTGAAGTTCTGCCGTTATTGAAGAAGGAGCTAGATTTACTATAG
- the uvrC gene encoding excinuclease ABC subunit UvrC produces MNDTIKNKLMLLPDQPGCYLMKDRQGTIIYVGKAKVLKNRVRSYFTGSHDGKTLRLVNEIEDFEYIITSSNIEALILEINLIKKHDPKYNIMLKDDKTYPFIKLTAERHPRLITTRNVKKDKGKYFGPYPNVQAANETKKLLDRIYPLRKCTTLPDRVCLYYHLGQCLAPCVNEVPKEEYRRMVDEITKFLNGGYKDIKKELTEKMTAAAEELDFERAKEFRDQIANIEATMEKQKMMMTDLVDRDVFGYSVDKGWMCVQVFFIRQGKLIERDVSMFPIYQEPEEEMLTYFGQFYSKANHFKPKEILIPDSIQGELVEELLDVKVIKPQRGQKKDLVLLANKNAKNALHEKFALIDRDEDRTIKAVENLGRQMGIYTPHRIEAFDNSNIQGTNPVSAMIVFVDGKAAKKDYRKYKIKTVQGPDDYESMREVVRRRYARVLKDGLPMPDLILVDGGKGHIEAVKEILLDELALDIPVAGLAKDDKHRTSQLLYGNPLEIIPLGRNSQEFYLLQRIQDEVHRFAISFHRQIRSKNAFQSMLDDISGIGEKRRKLLLKTFGSVKKMKEATIAEFTAIGIPAAVAEELKEKLKD; encoded by the coding sequence ATGAACGATACGATAAAAAACAAACTGATGCTTTTGCCTGATCAGCCAGGATGCTATTTGATGAAGGATAGACAAGGGACGATCATTTATGTAGGAAAAGCAAAGGTGCTAAAAAACCGCGTCCGCTCGTATTTCACTGGCTCTCATGACGGGAAAACTTTAAGGCTAGTCAATGAAATTGAAGACTTTGAATATATTATCACCTCTTCTAATATAGAGGCACTTATCCTTGAAATTAACTTAATTAAAAAGCATGACCCCAAATACAACATTATGCTTAAGGATGATAAGACCTATCCTTTTATTAAGCTGACTGCGGAAAGACATCCACGCTTAATTACGACACGAAATGTGAAAAAGGATAAAGGCAAGTACTTTGGACCATATCCGAATGTACAGGCAGCAAATGAAACGAAAAAGCTGCTAGACCGCATTTATCCGCTGCGCAAGTGCACTACACTGCCTGACAGGGTATGTCTTTATTATCATTTAGGACAATGTCTTGCACCTTGTGTAAATGAAGTGCCGAAGGAAGAATACCGCAGAATGGTTGATGAAATTACGAAGTTCCTTAATGGCGGATATAAAGACATAAAAAAAGAGCTCACAGAAAAAATGACCGCAGCAGCAGAGGAGCTTGATTTCGAACGGGCAAAGGAATTCAGAGATCAGATTGCTAATATTGAAGCTACAATGGAAAAACAAAAAATGATGATGACAGATCTTGTGGATAGAGATGTTTTCGGATATTCAGTAGACAAAGGCTGGATGTGTGTTCAAGTCTTTTTCATTAGACAAGGAAAGCTGATTGAGCGTGATGTAAGCATGTTCCCTATTTATCAAGAGCCGGAAGAGGAAATGCTCACATACTTCGGACAGTTTTATTCTAAGGCTAATCATTTCAAGCCGAAGGAAATTCTTATTCCGGATTCCATTCAAGGAGAATTAGTCGAAGAACTGCTTGATGTGAAGGTCATCAAACCACAGAGAGGACAAAAAAAGGATCTTGTTCTCTTAGCTAACAAAAATGCAAAAAATGCCCTGCATGAGAAATTTGCCCTGATTGACAGGGATGAGGACCGCACAATAAAGGCAGTCGAAAATTTAGGCAGGCAAATGGGGATTTACACACCACATCGCATTGAAGCATTTGACAACAGTAATATTCAAGGGACTAATCCAGTATCTGCCATGATTGTTTTTGTAGATGGAAAAGCGGCGAAAAAGGACTATCGAAAATATAAGATTAAGACTGTTCAAGGCCCAGATGATTATGAATCAATGCGCGAGGTTGTCCGACGAAGATATGCGCGTGTATTGAAAGATGGACTGCCGATGCCAGATCTTATTTTAGTTGATGGAGGAAAAGGTCATATTGAAGCGGTAAAAGAAATTCTCCTTGATGAGCTGGCACTCGATATCCCAGTTGCAGGCTTGGCTAAGGATGATAAGCATAGAACTTCCCAGCTTCTTTACGGTAATCCGCTTGAAATCATCCCATTGGGAAGAAACAGTCAGGAATTTTATTTACTGCAACGCATACAGGATGAAGTCCATCGCTTTGCGATCAGCTTTCACCGGCAAATCCGTTCCAAAAATGCTTTCCAATCAATGCTTGATGATATTTCAGGCATTGGCGAAAAACGACGAAAGCTGCTGTTAAAAACGTTTGGATCTGTTAAAAAAATGAAAGAGGCAACCATTGCTGAATTCACAGCCATTGGAATTCCTGCTGCTGTTGCCGAGGAGCTAAAGGAAAAATTAAAAGATTGA
- the zapA gene encoding cell division protein ZapA, whose amino-acid sequence MSDVQKNRTNVKIYGTEYVIVGQESSNHVRLVASIVDKKMREINGKNTSLDLNKLAVLTAVNIVNDYIKLIDRVEELENELNREKG is encoded by the coding sequence GTGTCAGATGTACAAAAAAACCGTACGAATGTGAAAATATATGGAACGGAATATGTAATAGTTGGCCAAGAATCTTCTAATCATGTTCGATTGGTTGCCTCTATCGTAGACAAAAAGATGCGCGAGATAAACGGGAAGAATACATCCCTTGATTTAAATAAATTAGCAGTGTTGACAGCTGTGAATATTGTAAATGACTATATTAAGTTAATAGATCGCGTCGAAGAATTGGAGAATGAATTAAATAGAGAAAAGGGCTGA